The Cannabis sativa cultivar Pink pepper isolate KNU-18-1 chromosome 8, ASM2916894v1, whole genome shotgun sequence genomic interval aaagtacaatgcgtatatttaaattatacataGATTAATTccaagtttttattttaaaaaaaataataagaaaataaaaactataatAAGTATAATGTATACAAAAGTTAATACAATTAAAAAGAATCAATGACTTAAAACTattgttattaatatttttgtattatttatattttattagtttttttattatacAGTACTAGTTTTTTTTTCGAATTGATCACTCtatttttaagttgttttttatttttcttatacaagtgaaaattcaatctacttctaatacagtattttttaaatattttttaattattttctttatttaatatagcATAAAATGAGGttcaataaattaatatactaaGTCAacgatgtattttttttaagaaaatatcaacgatagaaaagaaaaaaaaaagcattatagtattcaattttttttaaaaaaaaatttgctatacTTTTTACTATAGAATATATAGATAAATGTTTGAACTATAATTTATCTGTATACATATCTATTTTACTatatatcaaattataataagaaaatattaatattaggaTGAGTACACCATATGGTATGTGTCTATTcaacaagtatatatatatatgcaatactctatatgaaaagaaaaatacatgtaaataccacaaaagaaataaataaaagtctttaattacatacataaatatattagatggtTTATTGGTGtatttatattgataaataatataattataataatcataaaaaaaatattacttttacagaaagaaaaaaaaaattaagttgtattaatttttattctgcataatttcttaaaaagaaaaaaaaaacttacaatttttatataaatattaattgttactttgttttattttaaaatatatgtatatatatacattttttaaaattagtagAATAATTATAATAGAAGTAGCAGTGGCACAATTgtaataacattaaaatattataactaattattaaGTAAAACTAACTCTTATTAAAAATATGACATTTGTCATCACATTAAAGAGAGAGTGCAAAAGAGAGTGGgatagagagttcccttagcaCTCCtcttataataaacatactaataatataaaacattttatatatgtgtttattggctatgtttatttttatatgtttacaattataataaacatactaataatataaaatattttttatatgtatttattttatattctattaattaaacatactaatttaataaacaaaataataatattcacataaatttattatatcactctacgtgtgttatgtttatttttttagtaattttttagaaaataaataatatatatatataaaaaaaattgtttatctttatctttttctttatttattaattgtgtcgtgtttattttttttaattaaataatttttggtatttataaagttatgtttgtttatttattttttaatgtaagaattatacttcaataaaaaactcgttcactaactcattagaaaataatcaatatatagaaacaatagaaagaaaatatacttattttagtatagtataaattgactatatctatttttatgtttacaattataataaacatgctaataatataaaatactttgtatatatatgtttattttgtttgctatttattaaacatactactttaataaacaaaataataatattcacatatgtttattatatcactctacgtgtcatgtttatttttagtaattttaagtattgatttatatttatatacattaatgtttataattttgatattgtattttattaaacaaatcttattaaattataataattcatactaaaatagataataaacatttatcttttaataaaaaaatatttaacttgtttatttttataaaactgtttaattaattttacgaaattgtttatttttaggtttaataaacatattaaaaatgtatggtttcatgtaataagttttcaaaatgtataaatttttaaaatattttttttttgcacattttttgtaattattttatttttgttgtacatttatgaaaaaagcccctttatatatgtgttgttcaaaaaaaataataaaaaaaactttatattatgtatacatatatatatatgtgtgatttTGAGCATTAATAAGAAACATTGGGAATGTTAAAAAGAAAtcataataattaaacattatatatattgtgaagaAATTACAGTTGTTGATAACAAATTGTTTTTATTAACATTCTTTCTCAAATGAAGTGAATGGTGAATAATACATAAATGTGGTGGAGTTGGAGGTAGAGAAGAAGGGATTGAACTTAAGATGTATAatgttgatgatgatgagtagtagtagtagttttcAATATATTGGAAAGAAATTGGTAGATTTCATTCTAAAGATTGCCCAAAGCAAGTTTTGCTCTCAAGTCCTTGCGCAAGATTTTTCCTGATGGTGACTTGGGAATGGCGTCAATGAAAAATACTCGACTTATTCTCTTGTAGAACACAACCTGAAatttacaaaacaaaaatattcaTGTTATGATAAAATGAagttattaagaaaaaaaaaagaaaaattacactaattttcatttttctctaattaaaatttaacccAATCTTTTCAATAAACTTACACATTCATCTACAAAGAATACAAATATATTATGTTTGAGATCGTATCAGTTATGTGAGTGTGTAAAGATTATTTCGGTACAAtagttaaattaaattttacttagaaataaatttgattaatgtataaaaaaaagagGTATTCTTCTAAAAAAACATCATTATTAAAGATTTTTGAGCCCAAGCTAATGAGCCCGTTTTCAGTTGGGCCTGAAGCCCAGAAAAATCCGAAAAATTCGCAAAATTTGTTACTTAAAACACAAGACCCTAAAACTACTAAAACCGATGTATATTTTAGAAaaggggatttttttttttttttttttcatattttgtttagataaccaaaattataaaaatatggatttataacatttttatggattttttcttaaaataaaaataccgaCTATTGTTTTTTACATTGTTTATGTTGTTTGCATATTGTTGCTACGTTAATGTtgtttttacatatttttagtaaaaatataaatccgtaaaagtaaattataatctctaaaaatatatataaaaaaatatctatttttcagtaaaagtattttgtttaaaactcCTCTAGAAAGATATTAACGATTAAGTGTAGTGCTTAAGCACAAatctatttatattatttgtagTTAAATACACCTTTCTTAATATCTTTATTATTATGAAAGAGATGattttttgttttcataattAGGAGTGATAAGGCATaaagaagaaaatgaaaatataCCTGTTTAgaaataaattgcttaatttgatCCTCAGTGACCTCGGAGTTATTTGAACGCACCACAAAAGCAACAGGAACCTCCCCAGCTGCTTCATCCTTCATTCTGAAAACCACATAACAACAAAtatgaattaattaaaaagactacttaattaattactaatattGATATTAATTAAGTACTACTTACGGGACAACAGCAGCATCAGAGATATTGGGGTGAGTAAGAAGCAAAGCTTCGAGCTCAGCAGGGGCAACTTGAAAGCCTTTGTACTTGATAAGCTCCTTTAATCGATCAACAATGAAtaattcatcatcatcatccacAAACCCTATATCTCCTGTGTGTAGCCATCCTTCTTTGTCTATTGTATtctttgttgattctggatcgtTCAAATAACCTGTCATCCATCATTCCAATTACATTATTAGTACAAAAGAAAAGATACCCTTTAATCATACATATATATGCACCCAACACCCACCCACCTCAATGTTACAACTCATGACCATACTTAATaatggggtaagttgaaaaataccacttttattaagcaattaatcaaatttgcctctaattttatatttatttgaaacatacttctttgtatatgtattgtaccaaaataccctgacataagagagtcacatggagagtatcttaaaGTGAcatgggcaaaattggtacaatgtttaaaaaaagaggtaaaaatgatagactttaaaaaagaaggtaaaaataaaataggacaatataaaaagggtatagagtgtaatttcctccttAATAATATATTCATCGATTTAATAACATCTCTATTATGTCCCGGCCCCAGCCTTCAAGTTTGGTGGGCTTCACCAAAAAatatagaggaaattacactctatatatcctcttttatttttatctttttttttttaaagtctatcatttttacctcttttttcaaatattgtaccaattttgtccctgtcacttcaagatactctccatgtgactctcttatatcagggtattttgggtacaatatatataaaaagaagtatgtttcaattaaatataaattagaggcaaatttaatcaattgattaataaaagttgcatttttcaacttaccccaaaaATATAGGATATTTACACCAGATActgaaattttcattttttttttatttttatattgtgtggcagaatttttttcaaaaatactatattttttttctaaaatactgtgcattgtgttaagtttttacttttgctttttatttgttctactattgtttttagttattctgttttgtgtttcactgtcattttataaaaatacattatttttaaaaataaaatccgtgtgacagtatttttataaaaattaaattaaatttgtgtAAGTTTCccaaaaacatatatatgtgtatataccTTTCATGATTTGGTCACCCCTAATGCAAATCTCTCCAGGCTGATTACGTGGCAAAGAGGAACCAGTTTCAGGGTCAACAATTTTCATCTCTGCATTCCTTACCACAGTTCCACAAGCCCCAGCTTTTACATCAAAAGCTTCCTTTGCAAACGCCAACGACATCGTTAGCACTGGCCCTGCCTCTGTCATTCCATATCCCTAATaaccaaaaatatttattacattAATTACTTTCATAATGTAGCGTATTGGATAACATAGTTTTGACCCTTATTTTCTTTCTTGAAATGAAGaaaataattgtttttaatATGAGAGTGATATGTACATTAATGACTATAGAGAGTATAGTGTGTGTGGGGTGTCATATTTAGGTGCCAACTTACCAACAACATGACATTTGTCCTGTAATTTGGCTAGTtaaatttttatgtcatatttcataattaattcttTACCATCTTGCTTGCCCTACCAAAACAAGATATTGTCTTTTTCACTAAACTATAGCCAAGCTTTTTAAGATAATGATATCATGCTCACTCACCTCTGATTCACATATATTCTAATATTCAATTGGGTCGAGGGTGGGTGTTGActgtttaattttcatttttttaaatgtgTTCCTTCAAACATTGAGACACACCTAACTTGTTTGTTTTTCAACTTTCCTTTAACTAAAAAAGTTTGATGCACTATACATACATTTTAATTCCTTGAGTGGATTATCtacttttatgtttttttttttctagtgataaCTTgagaaacaacaaaattattatattacattGCATTTTTTTAACCATATCACTTATTTGCTACTCTAATGCGCCAACACAAtccaaaaaaagtaaaataatattGTTTACATTGAATTGTACGATAACTATATAATACTCCTTACTAATGTTTTATATGTATTTAGCAGTTTCATATAGATTTAATATTCAAGAGCActgctttcaaaaaaaaaatattaaagagcCCTATGGGCATTCTTATCTCTATTCACTATTCTTAATAatctctttatttttatatttgaattttctatttctatttttaaactaattttaaattaaatattaaatataaattcaaataatattaaattttttatttaaataaaaatattatattaaaattaacttataataaatactattagaaataaaaaatattttaaaatttaaaaataatctaatttaataattcaaatataattaatgtaattcattattaaaatacaaATTGAATACTCAATTCCTTGTGCCTAGCACATGGCGCCTTATAATTTATTAGCAATAttcttttaaattatttttttttagagaaaagtACTACGGtgctttagaatttttttatgtatCATTATTGCTATTGATCCAATTAAGTATCGtttctcatataatttaatgtaataacttttaaagaGTATTGCTAACCATTCGTAACACAACAAATCTAGAGATGTTAGACACTATTGGTCCCTCATAGTAATATAGAACGCCCAATAACTAATATTGGTATAACATGGAAGAATATATTAGGTACTAATAGTATCTTTTAAGAGTTCAATTTAAACATTTGACTCTAAATCATTAATTAATGAAAAGAGTATATACCTGGCCTAACGTGACGTTGGGAAACTTAGCTCTGACCGTGTCTTCAAGCTCCTTCCCCAATGGTGCTCCACCACTCTTGAGCACCTTCAACGACGACAAGTCGTATTTGTGTAGATCAGGATACTTAGCAATGGCCAAAACAATGGGTGGCACAATAGGTGCCACGCTCACCTTATACCTCTCAATTAGCCCAAGCAAAGAACCAATCTCAAATTTCGGCATAATCAAAATCGTAGCCCCAGCACGAAGACTACAAAGCATGACCGAGTTCAAAGAATAGATATGAAACAGAGGAAGCACGCACAAAACGACGTCGTTTTTGCTGTAATACAAATTGGGATTCTCACCATCCACTTGTTGAGCCACGCTAGTCACAAGACCCTTATGCGTTAACATAACCCCTTTAGGAAGACCAGTCGTTCCAGACGAGTAAGGCAACGCAACGACGTCGTCTGGGCTTATTTCAACCTCACCCATGTCGTTCTCATCTGAATTATTACAAAGCTCGGAGAAATGAAACCAACCTTCAGGAACAGGGGAGTCAACGCAAACGAATTTGACCAATCCTTCTTGATCCAAATCCTTCACTTTGTCGTAGTAAGAAGCTTGAGTCACTATAAGCTTAGTCTTGGAAGCTTTGGCTTGTTTTTGAATCTCTGCAGCTGTGAAGAAAGGGTTGGCGGCTGTTGTCATGGCGCCACGATATGAAGCTCCTAAGAAGGTGAAGACGTACTCTGGTGAATTAGGGAGGAGAACCATTACTACGTCGCCTTGTTTGACTCCAAGCttgttgagaccggaggcgagTTTTCGGGCGGTGAGATCGACTTCGGCATAGGTGAAAACTTGGCCTGTGGGGCCGTAGATGAGACAGGGGTGAGATAGGTCGTGTTGTGTTTTGTTGCCAAAGCAATATGTGTGTAATGGGAGGTGTTTTGGGATGTAAATATCTGGTAACTTTGATCGAAATATTATGTcttgttgttgttcttgcttTGTTATTTCGGTAACTAGTGCCATTtttttgatgatgatgatgatgagatgAAGAGAATTGATCGATGTTAAGTGTTGTGTTGTGTTTGTGTTATGGGAAATGGATTGAGGCCCCAAGGAGCTATGGTGGATTGGGGAGGTGATGATATAGTTGAAGTTTTTTTAGTTGGTTGGATAGTGCGGTTGGTGAAAGGGGTAGAATGGGGAAAACATTATTGTGTGTAAAAGGAGAATTGGGaaagaaaaaaagtaataataatttaaaattgttttttcttttgttagaaaaaaaaaatcttaatttggttttgattaatcaacaCTCTAGTGATTTTACCCtaatgatgttttttttttgagaaaaaaaaaatgtaaggtTCATTGATTATGGTTAGGATTTGGATATTAATTATGTGTCCTATAATGATAAATTAGAAAAGATTTTGTAAGTACTTaaattgggttttttttttaacaaaattcaatttataaatttagACAACTTATTTTAAGCTTTGTTTAGAATTTGGATTTTACCAAGAAAAATTCTTAAGACGGCAAATAGTAGCAAAATGTTTTTCATAAGAttatactaaacttaatttttattttttattttcaaataaaattcttaattCACTACTTCCGTCTAAATAGGAAATAATAAAATCCTTTGattcctttcttcttcttcttcttttttttttttctcttgaaaTTTATAGTCAAGAAACGAGCccttaataaaaagaaaaataagggTGCCACTGCCACATGCAATAAACATACTTTATTAAATGACTGCTGTAAACAAGCTAGGCTGGTGACTTAATATTTTAATAGAATTATGAtgcatattttcaaaatttgaaagtcAAATCAAATTA includes:
- the LOC115699364 gene encoding 4-coumarate--CoA ligase 1 yields the protein MALVTEITKQEQQQDIIFRSKLPDIYIPKHLPLHTYCFGNKTQHDLSHPCLIYGPTGQVFTYAEVDLTARKLASGLNKLGVKQGDVVMVLLPNSPEYVFTFLGASYRGAMTTAANPFFTAAEIQKQAKASKTKLIVTQASYYDKVKDLDQEGLVKFVCVDSPVPEGWFHFSELCNNSDENDMGEVEISPDDVVALPYSSGTTGLPKGVMLTHKGLVTSVAQQVDGENPNLYYSKNDVVLCVLPLFHIYSLNSVMLCSLRAGATILIMPKFEIGSLLGLIERYKVSVAPIVPPIVLAIAKYPDLHKYDLSSLKVLKSGGAPLGKELEDTVRAKFPNVTLGQGYGMTEAGPVLTMSLAFAKEAFDVKAGACGTVVRNAEMKIVDPETGSSLPRNQPGEICIRGDQIMKGYLNDPESTKNTIDKEGWLHTGDIGFVDDDDELFIVDRLKELIKYKGFQVAPAELEALLLTHPNISDAAVVPMKDEAAGEVPVAFVVRSNNSEVTEDQIKQFISKQVVFYKRISRVFFIDAIPKSPSGKILRKDLRAKLALGNL